One part of the Neodiprion virginianus isolate iyNeoVirg1 chromosome 3, iyNeoVirg1.1, whole genome shotgun sequence genome encodes these proteins:
- the LOC124301282 gene encoding rab GTPase-activating protein 1-like isoform X4, whose product MEDSTSIKSMESVTTSDEYEFVNEKGVNKQQQILEPPTLNIANNGNLEDLQNNLRELLTEDSKMENEIEVRAITAEQQNDDKIRYVGHSKFYEATPNMVTSEKQDPMKPDDYVEEEIFSASHVQQECTIFNGVTYLGAAAINAPKSEAEIQRNMAILYAEQAPNLGIKVSVSIPSCSQGSVVLYDATNQQAMAHYEVQRILFYARGEATGICAACFAFTWSHGDTLESAIFQCHVFRCDIPEAVGQVSACFAKAFQRIPRSMTSSLTSSDFNGFNPGNEKSNSRVFIFEVTMEVKEEDGKGGFSTVPKDRNCFKFRCNVAKQVFLSIQQVSSKEGGVTLEIERCFGVLVSPGRNVKHSDMRLLEMQVNPSPIGQDKQCYNICGLWDPADPALESLNVEIPKEGEIFMTVAVDLVIRGIREPVRFLIETPVKIFPQNERFWYFNKRHLVQQFYLNSKEIIPGDGSEVHYEVQSIETSGELDRNRLNLALNLASLIRSPSITSIDTLTPKEEFDSDGDEPMLSGTGEVSKDCSADELANWAEVLDTWQVNEQRPKLLIKLTKLGIPEALRAQVWQRLSNCDNSQEMMDKYRMLITKESSCESVILRDINRTFPAHDFFKETGGLGQDSLYRISKAYAVYDEEVGYCQGLSFLVASLLLHMPEEQAFCVLVKLMYDYGLRNLYKDRFDNLHMRFYQLNRLIEDQLPELYKHFYDRGVETHMFAAQWFLTLFTARFPLYLVFHILDVFLLQGLDTLFQVAIALLTLCKKELLQLDFESILKYFRVHLPKRCRNEEVSRYVMKLACSVALKKLKKYEAEFMTLKERNPVSRASDSLWFADVAKAGDFVKMPIDKIEKYGSQLSNFFNQRFSRADTSELLRISHI is encoded by the exons CTGCTCACCGAAGACTctaaaatggaaaatgaaattgaagtGAGGGCTATAACAGCTGAACAACAGAATGATGATAAAATACGATATGTTGGTCACAGTAAATTCTACGAAGCAACTCCAAATATGGTAACTTCAGAAAAACAGGATCCAATGAAACCCGATGATTATGTAGAAGAAG aaatattttcagcatcaCACGTCCAACAGGAGTGCACTATTTTTAATGGCGTTACATACCTGGGTGCTGCCGCGATAAATGCACCTAAATCTGAAGCTGAAATCCAGCGCAATATGGCAATATTGTACGCTGAACAGGCACCAAATTTGGGAATAAAAGTATCTGTATCTATACCTAGTTGCTCACAAGGCAGTGTTGT cTTATACGATGCTACAAATCAGCAAGCGATGGCACACTACGAAGTCCAGCGTATACTATTTTATGCACGTGGCGAAGCTACTGGAATATGCGCAGCATGTTTTGCTTTTACATGGTCACATGGGGATACCTTAGAATCAGCTATTTTCCAGTGCCATGTATTTCGCTGTGACATACCAGAAGCA GTAGGTCAAGTATCTGCGTGTTTTGCCAAAGCCTTTCAAAGAATTCCCCGTTCTATGACAAGTTCGTTGACAAGCAGTGATTTTAATGGATTTAATCCTGGCAATGAAAAAAGCAATTCCCGAGTTTTTATCTTCGAAGTTACAATGGAggtaaaagaagaagatggaAAAGGCGGATTTAGTACAGTTCCAAAGGACAGGAATTGCTTCAAATTCAGATGCAATGTTGCCAAGCAAGTTTTTTTGAGCATTCAGCAAGTATCGAGCAAAGAAGGAGGTGTAACTCTGGAAATTGAAAGGTGTTTTGGAGTACTAGTCAGTCCTGGGCGAAATGTAAAGCACAGCGACATGCGTCTTCTGGAgatg CAGGTCAACCCaagtccaattggtcaggatAAACAATGCTACAATATCTGTGGTCTTTGGGATCCGGCTGATCCGGCTTTAGAAAGTTTGAATGTTGAAATACCTAAGgagggtgaaattttcatgacAGTTGCGGTAGATCTTGTAATACGTGGGATAAGAGAACCAGTACGGTTCTTAATCGAAACAcccgtaaaaatttttcctcagaATGAAAGATTTTGGTACTTTAACAAACGCCATTTGGTTCAACAGTTTTACCTTAACTCAAAAGAG ATTATACCTGGAGATGGATCAGAAGTGCATTACGAAGTTCAAAGTATAGAAACGTCTGGAGAGTTGGACCGAAATCGATTGAACCTCGCTTTGAACCTAGCGTCCTTGATCAGATCACCTTCTATTACGAGCATAGATACATTAACACCTAAGGAAGAATTTGATTCAG ATGGAGATGAACCGATGTTGAGTGGTACGGGTGAGGTTTCGAAAGACTGTTCTGCCGATGAGTTAGCAAATTGGGCAGAAGTTTTAGACACGTGGCAAGTAAATGAACAACGGCCTAAGCTTCTTATAAAACTAACAAAGTTAGGAATTCCTGAAGCACTCAGAGCGCAAGTTTGGCAAAGGTTGAGCAATTGCGATAACTCACAGGAGATGATGGACAAATACCGAATGCTGATCACTAAA GAAAGCAGCTGCGAGAGTGTTATCTTGAGAGATATAAATAGGACTTTCCCAGCCCACGATTTCTTCAAAGAAACAGGTGGTCTAGGCCAAGACTCACTTTACAGAATAAGTAAGGCTTATGCTGTTTATGATGAAGAAGTTGGTTATTGCCAAGGACTCAGTTTTCTCGTTGCTAGTTTACTGTTACAT aTGCCAGAGGAGCAGGCTTTCTGTGTGTTAGTTAAACTAATGTACGATTATGGCCTTCGCAATTTGTACAAAGATAGATTCGACAATCTTCACATGCGGTTTTACCAGTTGAATCGTCTCATCGAG GACCAACTACCGGAATTGTACAAACATTTCTATGATCGTGGAGTAGAAACTCATATGTTTGCTGCACAGTGGTTTTTAACACTGTTCACAGCTAGATTTCCGTTGTATCTAGTCTTTCACATTTTGGATGTATTTTTACTCCAAGGTCTGGACACATTATTCCAAGTGGCCATAGCGTTACTAACG CTGTGTAAGAAAGAGTTGCTTCAGTTAGACTTTGAAAGTATATTGAAATACTTCAGAGTTCACTTGCCAAAACGTTGTCGTAATGAAGAAGTTTCACGCTATGTGATGAAACTAGCGTGTTCAGTTGCGTTGAAGAAACTGAAAAAGTACGAAGCTGAATTCATGACACTTAAAG AACGAAATCCTGTCTCACGTGCCAGCGATTCCTTGTGGTTTGCAGATGTAGCAAAAGCAGGGGATTTCGTTAAAATGCCAATagacaaaattgaaaagtatgGAAGTCAgttgtctaatttttttaatcagagATTTTCTAGAGCTGACACTTCCGAACTACTGAGGATATCACACATTTGA